The Labrus mixtus chromosome 16, fLabMix1.1, whole genome shotgun sequence genome window below encodes:
- the txnl4a gene encoding thioredoxin-like protein 4A codes for MFCLLIVQLGKRHTEETKMSYMLPHLHNGWQVDQAILSEEDRVLVIRFGHDWDPTCMKMDEVLYSIAEKVKNFAVIYLVDITEVPDFNKMYELYDPCTVMFFFRNKHIMIDLGTGNNNKINWTMEDKQEMIDIVETVYRGARKGRGLVVSPKDYSTKYRY; via the exons atgttttgtttacttatTGTTCAGCTTGGGAAGCGACATACAGAAGAAACCAAGATGTCGTACATGCTACCACATCTTCACAATGGCTGGCAGGTAGATCAAGCCATCCTGTCCGAGGAGGACCGAGTCCTGGTGATCCGCTTCGGTCACGACTGGGACCCGACATGTATGAAGATGGACGAGGTTCTCTACAGCATCGCGGAGAAG GTCAAAAACTTTGCAGTCATCTACCTGGTGGATATCACAGAAGTACCTGACTTCAATAAGATGTACGAGTTGTACGACCCCTGCACAGTCATGTTCTTTTTCAG gaACAAACACATCATGATTGATTTGGGAACAGGaaacaacaataagataaaCTGGACAATGGAGGACAAGCAGGAGATGATTGACATTGTTGAAACCGTGTACCGAGGTGCGAGAAAAGGAAGAGGTCTTGTGGTGTCTCCAAAGGATTATTCTACCAAATACAGATATTGA